aggggtacaggactataaaatgtttgggaaccactgctgtaaGATATTCTGAATCATATCGTAGTTAATTCCTCTCTATAAATAGAACTGAATGTAATGTTTTGTTTTATCCAACCTCGTACAGCCAGTGAAAGATGGTGTAGAGTGCATCTGCACAGGCTCCATCTCACCAGGTAATTTTCATTTTATCATGATATATACTATACCCCTAAACAACATTTCCAAGCACATGTTGTAGATAGATTATAGCAACACATCTTTCAAGACAGATGCATTACATTTGCATACAGTACATGTACCAAAATAGTAGACTAATCATTTTCATGTGCACTATATATTTCCAAGGCTGTTGGTAATTCCATTCTTCCTTGCCCCTTAGACTTCCCCAAGGAGCTGCAGTTCTTGAACAACCAATGTGAGAAGTGCACCTGCTCAGCTCCACCTCCAAAGATCAGTGACCTAATGGATGACAACGACTTGCTTGACTTACTGCGTCTTAAACTGGATCCAAATCATTGCACTGTCAAGAACTGGAAGAACTTTGCGAGCCGTTGGGGTATGAGCTATGATGAGCTGACTCTGCTGGAGCACCGGACCCAGGGCTCAATGTGCCACAGCCCCACACAAGAGTTCCTGCTGCGCAACAACCACAAGACCGTCACTGAGCTCACCGAACTTTGCCGGGTCTACCAGCGCATTGATGTGCTGCGGCTTCTGCAACGCTGGATGGAGAACGACTGGCCCTCACGCTGGCAAAATGCTCATTAATCACATATGCCCTCATTAATCGCTATCCACTTTATTGAATTAGCAATGACAACAGGGACTTGGACCATTTGTTATCAGAAGCCTATTTATTTAACAACCAGTGGTTCCTGGATTTTAGATGATTTGGTGTGCAAAAGACAACTGGATCACATGTTATGACTCCTGTGGAGTTGAGGACTTAATGGGACTAATTGTCGTTTTGTACTTGTTACCAATACTGTAGTTCTGATTATCTCAACCGGCACATTCTTTTCTTTTTCAAAAGGTTCCTCATTCTCTGAATTGTTCCTCATTCTCTGAATTGTGTGTTCAAGTGTTGGTGTACCCACAAAAATAATGAGGTGGCTAGAGCATAAAAAGTAGAGCTGTGTTAACCAACATAGCACGTAAAAAGAAGGCGAGGTGGGAAAAAGAGAACGAGATTAAAAGGGTGAATTGTTCatcaattgtattttttttagaaCAGTGACCATGATAAGAATCAATGTAGTATATATCATATGGCAAAGATGACAGTGTTGCGTTTTGGTCATTATAGTCTCATAAAAATAGGAATAATCTCCAAATAATGTATTGTTCGTATTCATAGTTATTGAGTCTTGATTATTTTGGGATAGTTTGATGAAGCTGAGATTGTGTTTTTCAATTTCACTACAGTTTGAATACTAATTAGGAATTTGCCCTTACGCTTTATATTGAATGTGGTTCCAATTCCTCTCCCCAACCCCACTTGAAGCAAATAAAAGCTAGATGTTATGCATATTCTTGCTAATCTTATTAACTTTCCATCAATaacacgtttaaaaaaaataatcatatCCTCATATCATCATTTACTTTAATCATGTCAATTAAAATACTATTTAAGGGATACTGTGAGATTCTTGCATCAGTTGAACTcttggataccatttgtatgtctgcGTGCAGTATGAAGGACATTAGCGGTAGTTTCGCGAATCAATGCTAACTCGCATTAGCGCAATGAATGGGAATCTACAGGTACGGAAGCATTGAAAATACAAGTAACGAAAAAAAGGTTtactataggaagtcttccatGAAAGTTTGAGCTTTCTTTGTGTGTGATGATTATATCAACTTGGTTCATGTTTGTTTTAATTTCAGTGATGAATATCCAATCAAACAGGAATTCAAACCTgccatgtaatataatactgttaCATATTGCTGTAGTCAATTACAGTATAATTTATAGTCAATCATCAATAAATTATTGAGTCATATAGACATATTGTAGTTTATTGGAGAAGGAAATAACAAATTAATAGTAGAATTACATTTCACTGTTCAACAATTGTTTTAGCTTAAAATGTGAAGATGACAGCTTCCATAAAGATTGTCTCCTTTATGGGTGAAACATGTCTGAATTGTGAAAGATACAATACTGAggcatttgtaaaaaaaaaaaagaattgtgAAAAAAAAGTGAACAGCAGTTGGGAAACATTACcataatttaaatacatttgagtAGACATAGAGCCAATGAGCATATTTTCCTTCATTTTGCTATCAACTGTTTGAATATAGATGTAGTAGCATATGGATTAACTAAGTTATCAGAGAATCGACAAACAAATAATTACATGTTTCTGTTTTGTTTGTAcatagagacaaaacacatccttAAAATGGAGTCAACTCATGAACAAATTGATGTATTTACAAAGCAGTTACAATCATGTTGGTTTATCCCAAGTGTACGGTTCACATGACTGGAAACTATCAATAATCTGTATCGGGCTCTTTGATATTCAGACCAAGCATATTGGAGAGGCTTATTGACATGCTATCGTTTCCCTCTGAGTCCACTACAGGGTATTCCAGGCCCATCCCAGATTCAGGTTTTGTAACTTTGAAAGTCCCTCTTTTAAGCTTAGTGGAACTATCTACGTCTGAGGTAGAGCTGACATCAAGGCTAGGGGTATGGAGCTCACCTTTCACTTCTGGTAGGGAGACATTAGCTGTGGGTGTTTTTGCTTTAAATCTATTCAACCGCTCCATGATGTCAATAAGTCCTGAAGGTGATGTCACCTTCTGTCCTTCATTCACTTTAGGCAAACTGACCTCTACGCCAGCTGTTTCAAGGCCTCTTTCAAGCTTTGGCGTGTCCTTCGCCTCACCAAGGGCCTTGGCAGCATCTTGGAATGCACTCTCAATCTTGTTGTTCTGTGGCAGTCTGTGAAATGTAAACATTGGCACCTCCACCTGATCACGTTTTGATTCTTCCTCATCGTCCATGTCAGAATCTTTACCTTTTGAGCCAGATAAGTTTAAGCTTGGCCACTTGAATGGCCATTTGAATGTACTTTTGTGAGTGTCTCCCTCTTCCTCAACATCTACTTTGAGGTCAGCTTCTGGTACATTTACATCCAAATCTGGCATGTCAGCACTTGCCTCAATGCCAGGAGCAGAGAGACTCAGTTCAGGGGTACTAATCTCTCCCTCATTTTTGGGGACTGAAACTTCCACATCAGGTGTATTTACATCTGCACTAGCATTAAATTCTGTGCCATTTATTCTAGGCCCCGAGAGACCAAACTTTGGCATCTTAAAATGTGGCAGTTTTTCAGAGGGAGCCTCAATGTCAACGTCTTTCGCTTTAAACTTGGCCTCAGGGCCTTTAATGTCTGGGACACTTACTTTAATTCCTGGGGTAGAGAGACTTAGATCAGGACCATTCAACTCTACCTCAGGGCCAGAGAGGTCTGTTTTTGGTAAACTTAGATTTACATCTGGAGCACTGATATCACTTTTAACATTAGGATCTGATAGCTTGAGGTATGCTTGAGGTAGAGCTATATCTACCTTTGGGGCTTCAAGTCCACTCTCAACTCTGGGAACTGAAACTTTAATGTCAGGTGTCTCAATGTCAAGGTTTTGTCCCTCCAGTTCAGAACCTGAAATGCCAAATGTGGGGAGCTTAAAATGGGGCAATTTGAATTTGCCTGAAGGAGCATCAATGTCTACATCTGGAGCTTTTAGAACTAGTCCAGTTCCTTTGAGATCAGTTTTGGGTACATTCATTCTAATCTCTGGTACATTCACTTCACCAAGTTTGGGGGCAGAGCGGTTGACATCTGGTGTTTTCAGCTCTACTACAGTGGCCCGGAGGTCAGCTGTCGGTAAATTGACATCCACATCAGGAACAGAGACATCCAATTTTGGGGCCTTTAGCTCAGCATCAAGGTTTGGTCCTTTAACTCTTGGTCCTGTTAAACTGGATTTGGGGAGTTTGAATTTTGGCAACTTGAATGTTCCAGACGGAGCATCAAGGTCAACTTCTGGGGTGTCGAGATCTACCTCTGGACCTTTGATGTCAGCTTCAGGCAAACTGACACTCAAATCTGGAGCAGCAATGGTTCCCTCAATCTTTGGAGCAGAAAGGTCCAGGTCGGGTGTTTTCAGCTCTACTACAGGGGTTTGGAGGTCAGCAGTCGGCAAACTGACATCCACATCAGGAACAGAGACATCCAATTTTGGGGCCTTTAGCTCAGCATCAAGGTTTGGTCCTTTAACTCTTGGTCCTGTTAAACTGGATTTGGGGAGTTTGAATTTTGGCAACTTGAATGTTCCAGACGGAGCATCAGGGTCAACTTCAGGCAAACTGATATTGAAATCTGGAGCAGCAATGTCTTCCTCAATTGCTGGTGCTGAAAGGTTGAGATATGTTGTTTTTGTGTTGAGACAAGGCCCTTTCAGATCTGCTTCAAGTGAATTAACATCAACAGCTAATTCTGGGGTCTTAAGATCAACATCAAGTTCTGGTCCTTttacttttcttatttttgtcCATTTTAGTTTTGGCAACTTGAATTTTCCAGAGGGAGCATCAAGGTCTAAATCTACATCTGGTCCTTTGAGGTTAGCTTCAGGCAAACTGACATTGATATCTGGAACAGCGATGTTTCCTTCAATTGCTGGTGCTGAGAGGTTGCGATCAGAGCCTTGGAGATCTGCTTCTGTTAAATTCACATCAACCTCCGGAGCTGAGAGGTCCAAATCTGCTTTCTTTAGATCAGTATCAATATCAAGGTTTGGTCCCTTCACCTTATGTCCAGACCAGTTAATTTTAGGCATTTTTAAAGTTGGAAATCGTTTCTTTCCAGTGGGTGCCTCAATATTAACTTCTGGTGCCTGAAGATCTACATCTGGAACAGCAATGTCTGCTGTAATTGATGGTGTGGAGAGGTTAAGATCAAGGCCTTGAAGATCTGCTCCTGGTAAATTCACATCAAACTTGGGAGCTGATAGGTCCAATTCTGCTCTCTTCAGATCACCATCAAGCTTTGGTCCCTTCACCTTATGTCCAGTCCAGTTAATTGTGGGCATTTTTAAAGTTGGAAATCTTTGCTTTCCAGAGGGTGTCTTAATGTCGACCTCTGGTGCTTGAAGATCTACATCTGGACCTTTCAAATCAGCTGTGGGCTTCTTTAGGTTGAACCACTTGAATTTTCCAGAATGGGCATCAGTGTCAACATCTACCTCTGGGCCTTCCAGGTCAGATTTGGGTAAAATAGGATCTACATCTGGTGCATTTATTTCTCCATCAATGTTTGGAGGGGCGAGATTCAATTCTTCGAGACCCTTAACCTTGGGTCCAGAGAGACCAAACTGTGGCTTTTTTAGAGTAAACCATTTTAATTTCCCTGAAACGGGCTTAATGTCCACTTCTGATGCGTTCAGGTCTACTTCAGGGCCTTTGATATCTGCATTTGGCAAATTGGTGTGCAAATCAGGCATGTTAAGCCCTGCCTCAACTTCAAGAACAGAGAGACTGAGGTCAGGTGCCTTCAGATCTGCATCAACATCAATGTCTGGAGCTTTTATATTTGGTCCAGAGAGCCTGAAATTGGTATTTTTGAGTGTTGGGAACTTAAGTTTCCCAGTGGGAGGATGAATATCAACAACATGGGCTTTCACATCTACCTCAGGGCTGCTGAGGTCTGCTTTGGGTAAATTCAGTTCTAAATCTGGATTGCTCATCTCAGCCTCAATCTTTGGGACAGAAAGATCAACTGTTGGTTTCTCCAGATCTGCCTTAACATCCACACCAGGGGAGTTGACTTTGGGCCCATGAAGACCAAATTTGTGTTTATTTAAATGAGGCCATTTAAATTTACTTGAGAGAGCCTCAATGTCGATATCTGGAGCTTGCAGATCTACCTCAGCTTTTGGTATACTCAAGTCTACATCTGATGCGCTTATCTCTCCATCAATGTTTAGAGTGGAGAGATTCATGTCAGGTGCAGACAGGTCAGCATCTATGTCCACTTCATGTCCCTTCATTTTTGGTCCAGATAATCCAAACTTGGGCTTTGTGAGAGTAAGCCATTTGAATTTGCCAGAAGGAGCCTCTATGTCAACATCTGGAGCTTTCAAGACAGCATTTGGCCCATTCAAATCTGGTCGTTTGATTTCCACATCAGGGGATGAGAGGTTCAGGTCTCGTGTCTCTAGCTCTCCACTGAAACCAGGGCCTTCTAAATCTGCTGATACATTCACATCTCCCTTTGGCGCGTTGGTTTTTACTTGTGGTAGTTTGAAGTGAGGCATTTTGAATTTGGGAGGCTTGTACTTCAATCCACTTGTCTTAACCTCAGGTTTCTCCAAGTCAAGTGAAGCATCTGGAGTGCTGAACTCTGGTGTTGATAGACTGACTTTAGGGTGTGTGAGGGTGCCCTCCTGATCTGCTCCTTTCATTACTGGCCCAGACATTCCAATGGTGGGGAACTTTGCACCTCCATCAGGTCCAGGTGTGTCCAATGTTACATTGGGCAATACCCCATTCAAAGTGGGACCATTGATTTCATTCTTCAACCAGCCTTCTGCATTTAATTGTCCATTGAGGCCATTAACCTCAATAGATGGTGCCTCAACTGCTCGCTGCATTCTGCTGTAGGTATCTTTGAGCATCTGTAGAAAATCAAATAGCAATTAAGTGGTAGTCAATAGACAAATACTAAGGTATTGATCTATAATACATTATTTATATAATTGTTCAGAAATTAAAAAGAACCTTGAGCATAGTGTAATGACTGCTGACATAAATCATGAAGTAAATTTTATTCTGAAACGTACATCCCCGGGACTTTTGAGACCACTGTCCAGTGAGCTGAGACTGACGCTGGCATTCAGATCCGGCTTTGTCACAAAACTCATGTTGTCTTCATAAGGCTCCATGATCTTAAGTATTTTCATCAGGTCATCTTTATTAAGGTGGTTAAGATGTATGGTGGCAGCGACAATCTCATCGCCTAAAACAGTAGAAGAAATGGAGGGTTTAAAAAATGGCTCTGTTGTTTTCttatacagtggggcagaaaagtatttagtcagccaccaattgtgcaagttctcacacttaaaaagatgagagaggcctgtaattttcatcataggtacacttcaactatgacagacaaaatgagaaaaaaaatccagaaaatcacattgtaggatttttaatggatttatttgcaaattatggtggaaaataagtatttggtcaataacaaaagtttatctcaatactttgttatataccctttgttggcaatgacagaggtcaaacgttttctgtaagtcttcacaaggttttcacacactgttgctggtattttggcccattcctccatgcaaatctcctctagagcagtgatgttttggggctgttgctgggcaacacagactttcaactccctccaaagattttttatggggttgagatctggagactggctaggccactccaggaccttgaaatgcttcttacgaagccactccttcgttgcccgggcggtgtgtttgggatcattgtcatgctgaaagacccagccacgtttcatcttcaatgcccttgctgatggaaggaggttttcactcaaaatctcacaatacatggccccattcattctttcctttacacggatcagtcgtcctggtccctttgcagaaaaacagccccaaagcatgatgtttccacccccgtgcttcacagtaggtatggtgttctttggatgcaactccgcattctttgtcctccaaacacgacgagttgagttttttccaaaaagttctattttggtttcatctgaccatatgacattctcccaatcttcttctggatcatccaaatgctctcaagcaaacttcagacgggcctggacatgtactggtttaagtagggggacacgtctggcactgcaggatttgagtccctggcggcgtagtgtgttactgatggtaggctttgttactttggtcccagctctctgcaggtcattcactaggtccccccgtgtggttctgggatttttgctcaccgttcttgtgatcattttgaccccacggggtgagatcttgcgtggaaccccagattgagggagattatcagtggtcttgtatgtcttccatttcctaataattgctcccacagtgcatttcttcaaaccaagctgcttacctattgcagattcagtcttctcagcctggtgcaggtctacaattttgtttctggtgtcctttgacagctctttggtcttggccatagtggagtttggagtgtgactgtttgaggttgtggacaggtgtcttttatagtgataacaagttcaaacaggtgccattaatacaggtaacttGTGGAGGACAAAggaacctcttaaagaagaaattacaggtctgtgagagccagaaatcttgcttgtttgtaggtgaccaaatacttattttccaccataatttgcaaataaattcattaaaaatcctacaatgtgattttctggattttgttcccctcattttgtctgtcatagttgaagtgtacctatgaggagaattacaggcctctctcatctttttaagtgtgagaacttgcacaattggtggctgactaaatacttttttgccccactgtatgtacaacCAATAACAAAACGTACATATGCTTTACATTTTATAACTaagaatgttttttgttgttgcagaaaTGTACTGATCTATGACACTTTACCTTCTTTCAAGCCACTCTTATTAGTCACTCTAGGGTCTGTGATTCCCGTGATGACAACTCCTCCTCTGTCTGAATCCTCCAGGACCAAGCTTTCGGAATAACATCTTTGATGACTTTCCCCATTCTAAGATGTCAACAGTGAAAtacaattaaatcaaatcaattatTGTCACTATCATGAAGTTGAAGCATCAAATGTTTGTAACAGTTACATTAGTATGTGAGCAGTATTCAAAGACTCTGGTAAGACAAAATATTTGCATGGTTTTAGGATCTGATTTCCAACCGGTTAGATAGCTTGTTTTTAGGAGAACATACTTCCTCAATGCTTCTGTTCTTTTAAAGGGAAAATCTGCATTTCAAACACTGTTTTTGTAAAAAAGTTGAGGGGTGAGGCTGGAGAAAtgaaaccactctcaaattcattgaCAGAgcaatggatgcaaggactgaccaaccATGATATAAAAAGTATAGTTTTAACATGGTTTGAAGCTAGTGCTGGTTTATAATTCAATTGTTTACTAACAATGGAGCAAAATACGTGTATATATTTTGGGTTCCGATGGGGTATGACAGTGGAACTAAGCTAATGAAGCTTTTTAAGTTAGATTATTCATGAATCAATGGGTATAATtaatttaaaagtaaaaaaaatggatgtaccaatcGCAGATTGCCTCTTTAATGGGAAGTATGAAAAGTTATGAAATGTCAGGAAACTGTATGAATAAAGTATTTCACTCACCATGATTTCTGAAGTATATTTACAGCAGCATATCAAGAAAAATGTTCACTATAacctgtaaaaacaaaaaaagtagTGAGGTGCAGTTAATAATGTGGTTTAAGAAGCAGATATAAAACAATCTTACAGGGTTTTATCTTGCACTACATTAAAATGGACATTGAAACATCTTCAAGGACAATTTTCTCCTATCATTTTGTGACAGAATAATGAAAAATCTATATCAACGTAATATTTTCAACTATTTTTATTGTAGGGTACCGTTCTACAATGAAAATGTGGAATTGTTGTAGTTACTActctgaacaaatatataaacacaacatgcaacagtttcaaagattgagttatagttacagtaaattcattaggccctaatctatggatatcacatgactgggaatacagatatgcatctattCTTAAAAGATACCTCTAAAAAAAagataggggcgtggatcagaaaaccagtcagtatctggtgtgaccaccatttgccatCATGCAGCGTGACAGagctcctttgcatagagttgatcatgctgttgattgtggctgcccataccataaccccaccaccaccaccaccacggggcattctgttcacaatgttgacatcagcaacccGCTCGCccacatgctgtctgccatctgcccaggtGTGTTGAAACCcgggattaatccgtgaagagcacacttctctagCATGCCAGTGGTCATCAAAGGTGAGAATTTGCctactgaagtcggttacaacgccaaactgcagtcaggtcaagaccctggtgaggacaatgggcatgcagatgagcttccctgaggtggtttctgacagtttgtgcagcaattattcggttgtgcaaacccacagtttaatcagctgtctgggtggctggtctcagacgatccagcaggtgaagaagctggatgtgttggtcctgggctggcttggttacacatggtctgctatTGTGTGGCCTGTTGGACGT
Above is a genomic segment from Oncorhynchus masou masou isolate Uvic2021 chromosome 23, UVic_Omas_1.1, whole genome shotgun sequence containing:
- the LOC135510971 gene encoding ectodysplasin-A receptor-associated adapter protein-like isoform X2 gives rise to the protein MAEMSLKSNYPVQVTEPQDTVTLQLRSMPPGYLTPLSDGIRQPVKDGVECICTGSISPDFPKELQFLNNQCEKCTCSAPPPKISDLMDDNDLLDLLRLKLDPNHCTVKNWKNFASRWGMSYDELTLLEHRTQGSMCHSPTQEFLLRNNHKTVTELTELCRVYQRIDVLRLLQRWMENDWPSRWQNAH
- the LOC135510971 gene encoding ectodysplasin-A receptor-associated adapter protein-like isoform X1; its protein translation is MCTSICVKMNSLKAFKEPFDRIISEPVEDTDTSSFMAEMSLKSNYPVQVTEPQDTVTLQLRSMPPGYLTPLSDGIRQPVKDGVECICTGSISPDFPKELQFLNNQCEKCTCSAPPPKISDLMDDNDLLDLLRLKLDPNHCTVKNWKNFASRWGMSYDELTLLEHRTQGSMCHSPTQEFLLRNNHKTVTELTELCRVYQRIDVLRLLQRWMENDWPSRWQNAH
- the LOC135510972 gene encoding neuroblast differentiation-associated protein AHNAK-like yields the protein MNGESHQRCYSESLVLEDSDRGGVVITGITDPRVTNKSGLKEGDEIVAATIHLNHLNKDDLMKILKIMEPYEDNMSFVTKPDLNASVSLSSLDSGLKSPGDMLKDTYSRMQRAVEAPSIEVNGLNGQLNAEGWLKNEINGPTLNGVLPNVTLDTPGPDGGAKFPTIGMSGPVMKGADQEGTLTHPKVSLSTPEFSTPDASLDLEKPEVKTSGLKYKPPKFKMPHFKLPQVKTNAPKGDVNVSADLEGPGFSGELETRDLNLSSPDVEIKRPDLNGPNAVLKAPDVDIEAPSGKFKWLTLTKPKFGLSGPKMKGHEVDIDADLSAPDMNLSTLNIDGEISASDVDLSIPKAEVDLQAPDIDIEALSSKFKWPHLNKHKFGLHGPKVNSPGVDVKADLEKPTVDLSVPKIEAEMSNPDLELNLPKADLSSPEVDVKAHVVDIHPPTGKLKFPTLKNTNFRLSGPNIKAPDIDVDADLKAPDLSLSVLEVEAGLNMPDLHTNLPNADIKGPEVDLNASEVDIKPVSGKLKWFTLKKPQFGLSGPKVKGLEELNLAPPNIDGEINAPDVDPILPKSDLEGPEVDVDTDAHSGKFKWFNLKKPTADLKGPDVDLQAPEVDIKTPSGKQRFPTLKMPTINWTGHKVKGPKLDGDLKRAELDLSAPKFDVNLPGADLQGLDLNLSTPSITADIAVPDVDLQAPEVNIEAPTGKKRFPTLKMPKINWSGHKVKGPNLDIDTDLKKADLDLSAPEVDVNLTEADLQGSDRNLSAPAIEGNIAVPDINVSLPEANLKGPDVDLDLDAPSGKFKLPKLKWTKIRKVKGPELDVDLKTPELAVDVNSLEADLKGPCLNTKTTYLNLSAPAIEEDIAAPDFNISLPEVDPDAPSGTFKLPKFKLPKSSLTGPRVKGPNLDAELKAPKLDVSVPDVDVSLPTADLQTPVVELKTPDLDLSAPKIEGTIAAPDLSVSLPEADIKGPEVDLDTPEVDLDAPSGTFKLPKFKLPKSSLTGPRVKGPNLDAELKAPKLDVSVPDVDVNLPTADLRATVVELKTPDVNRSAPKLGEVNVPEIRMNVPKTDLKGTGLVLKAPDVDIDAPSGKFKLPHFKLPTFGISGSELEGQNLDIETPDIKVSVPRVESGLEAPKVDIALPQAYLKLSDPNVKSDISAPDVNLSLPKTDLSGPEVELNGPDLSLSTPGIKVSVPDIKGPEAKFKAKDVDIEAPSEKLPHFKMPKFGLSGPRINGTEFNASADVNTPDVEVSVPKNEGEISTPELSLSAPGIEASADMPDLDVNVPEADLKVDVEEEGDTHKSTFKWPFKWPSLNLSGSKGKDSDMDDEEESKRDQVEVPMFTFHRLPQNNKIESAFQDAAKALGEAKDTPKLERGLETAGVEVSLPKVNEGQKVTSPSGLIDIMERLNRFKAKTPTANVSLPEVKGELHTPSLDVSSTSDVDSSTKLKRGTFKVTKPESGMGLEYPVVDSEGNDSMSISLSNMLGLNIKEPDTDY